One Panicum virgatum strain AP13 chromosome 9K, P.virgatum_v5, whole genome shotgun sequence genomic region harbors:
- the LOC120646991 gene encoding probable serine acetyltransferase 4, whose protein sequence is MAACVDKWHPTHAGCLSSAIYHYLPDRAATVDRAMPAAAPAPASACCVRGGDDVWDELRAEAQADADAEPFLRKFYWDLVLSRPSLEAALAAHLSAKLCVPGALPQDALRDLLAGALEAHPEAGRAARADLLAARDRDPACGRMVHCFLYYKGFLALQAHRAAHALWADGRAAAALLLQSRASEVFGVDIHPGARIGCGILFDHATGVVIGETAVVGNDVSILHGVTLGGTGKESGDRHPKVGDGVLIGAGASVLGNVHIGAGGKIGAGAVVLRDVPEGTTAVGNPAKAIGKKAAPQRRPEEQPGVTMEQGWSDYVI, encoded by the coding sequence ATGGCTGCCTGCGTCGACAAGTGGCACCCCACGCACGCCGGCTGCCTCTCCAGCGCCATCTACCACTACTTGCCGgaccgcgccgccaccgtggACCGCGCGATGCCCGCCGCAGCACCGGCGCCCGCGAGCGCCTGctgcgtccgcggcggcgacgacgtctGGGACGAGCTGCGCGCCGAGGCGCAGGCCGACGCGGACGCCGAGCCCTTCCTCCGCAAGTTCTACTGGGACCTCGTCCTGTCGCGCCCGTCGCTGgaggccgccctcgccgcgcacCTCTCCGCCAAGCTCTGCGTGCCCGGCGCGCTGCCGCAGGACGCGCTCCGggacctcctcgccggcgcgctggAGGCGCACCCggaggccggccgcgccgcgcgcgccgaccTCCTGGCCGCGCGCGACCGCGACCCGGCCTGCGGCCGCATGGTGCACTGCTTCCTCTACTACAAGGGCTTCCTCGCCCTGCAGGCGCACCGCGCCGCTCACGCGCTCTGGGccgacggccgcgccgccgcggcgctcctcCTCCAGAGCCGCGCCTCCGAGGTCTTCGGCGTCGACATCCACCCCGGCGCGCGCATTGGCTGCGGCATCCTGTTCGACCACGCCACGGGCGTCGTCATCGGCGAGACCGCCGTCGTCGGCAACGACGTGTCCATCCTGCACGGCGTCACCCTCGGCGGCACCGGGAAGGAGTCCGGCGACCGGCACCCCAAGGTCGGGGACGGGGTGCtgatcggcgccggcgccagcgtGCTCGGCAATGTGCACATTGGAGCCGGGGGCAAGATCGGAGCGGGCGCGGTCGTGCTCCGCGACGTGCCGGAGGGAACTACGGCCGTCGGGAACCCAGCGAAGGCGATCGGgaagaaggcggcgccgcagcggcggccggaggagcaGCCCGGGGTGACCATGGAGCAGGGGTGGTCGGATTACGTGATTTGA